The following coding sequences are from one Panicum hallii strain FIL2 chromosome 5, PHallii_v3.1, whole genome shotgun sequence window:
- the LOC112895915 gene encoding protein QUIRKY, which yields MAAGGGGGAGPPPTGPPPMQRKLAVEVVDARDLVPKDGLGTSSAFAVVDFDGQRKRTRTAPRDLNPQWHERLEFEVHDPANMHAEALDVSLYHDRRFNPSGGGGGKNHFLGRVRIYGSQFSRRGEEGIVYFPLEKRSLLSWIRGEVGLKIYYYDEPADGPPPPPPEDKPPEQADNAPPMEVPPEAPKELQEMPAPTEAAVEVQQPAAQPPIITVEEAPMHPPMMMMPPMHGTHGPHGPMMPPMHGPHRPMMPPPMYGPHGPMTPPPPEPQPQPEPEPAPEPEAGDQYPPEVRKTRMASSTERVRVMRHPSGGLAPDYYASSPRVISGRFVSTGESVEPVQSSSYDLVEPMRYLFVRVVRVRGIRACEGPYVKVQAGPYSLRSRPGRDVSGTGNPEWNQVFAISHAKPEPTLEISVWDGGAPSPAEAFLGGVCFDLSDVPVRDQPDGPLAPQWYRLEGGEPGMVTGDIMVAVWIGTQADDAFPEAWNTDAPYAAYTRSKVYQSPKLWYLRASVIEAQDLRVPAPPPGLPFDVRVKIQLGFQSARTRRSVASSSGSAFAWSEDLMFVASEPLDDNLIVLVEDRSMIKEPSLLGHATIPVASVEQRLDERQIVASRWFNLEGGTSGIGMPSSNAGGPPAFYSGRLHLRLCLEGGYHVLDEAAHVCSDYRPTAKQLWKPPVGVLELGIIGACSLLPMKTKGGAKGSTDAYCVAKYGKKWVRTRTVTDSLNPRWNEQYTWQVYDPCTVLTVAVFDNWRMFAGAGDERQDYRIGKVRVRVSTLESNRAYTASYPLLVLLRSGLKKMGEVQLAVRFSSPAQLPDTWTTYTSPLLPRVHYLRPIGVAQQEALRGAAVRTVATWLARSEPPLGPEVVRYMLDADAHTWSVRRAKANWFRIMGVLAWAVGLARWLDGVKRWRNPSTTVLVHALYLVLVWYPELVVPTASLYVFMIGVWYYRFRPRGPAGMDARLSQADTVDGDELEEEFDPVPPPDVLRLRYERLRALAGRVQRVMGDVAAQGERLQALVSWRDPRASRIFVGVCLAVAVALYAMPPKMVAVAGGFYYLRHPMFRDPMPPPAVNFFRRLPSLSDRLL from the coding sequence ACCGCCGCTTCAAcccctccggcggcggcggcggcaagaacCACTTCCTCGGCCGCGTCCGCATCTACGGCTCCCAGTTCTCGCGCCGCGGCGAGGAGGGCATCGTCTACTTCCCGCTCGAGAAGCGCAGCCTGCTCAGCTGGATCCGCGGTGAGGTCGGGCTCAAGATTTACTACTACGACGAACCGGCggacgggccgccgccgccaccaccggaGGACAAGCCGCCGGAGCAGGCCGACAACGCGCCGCCGATGGAGGTCCCTCCGGAAGCGCCCAAGGAGCTCCAGGAGATGCCCGCGCCGACCGAGGCCGCCGTCGAGGTGCAGCAGCCGGCGGCGCAGCCTCCAATCATTACAGTGGAGGAAGCGCCCATGCACCCaccgatgatgatgatgccgCCGATGCACGGGACACACGGGCCGCACGGCCCTATGATGCCGCCAATGCACGGCCCCCATCGCCCCATGATGCCGCCGCCGATGTACGGGCCGCACGGGCCAAtgacgccgccgccaccggaaccgcagccgcagccggaGCCAGAGCCCgcgccggagccggaggccgGCGACCAGTACCCTCCCGAGGTGCGCAAGACGCGGATGGCGTCGAGCACGGAGCGCGTCCGCGTCATGCGCCACCCGAGCGGCGGCCTGGCCCCGGATTACTACGCTTCATCGCCCCGCGTCATCTCCGGGCGGTTCGTCTCCACCGGCGAGTCCGTGGAGCCCGTACAGTCGTCGTCGTACGACCTGGTGGAGCCGATGCGCTACCTGTTCGTGCGCGTCGTGCGGGTGCGCGGCATCCGCGCCTGCGAGGGCCCCTACGTCAAGGTCCAGGCCGGCCCGTACTCGCTCCGGTCGCGGCCCGGCCGCGACGTCTCCGGCACCGGCAACCCCGAGTGGAACCAGGTGTTCGCCATCAGCCACGCCAAGCCGGAGCCCACGCTGGAGATCTCCGTGTGGGACGGAGGGGCGCCCTCCCCCGCCGAAGCCTTCCTCGGCGGCGTGTGCTTCGACCTCTCCGACGTGCCGGTCCGCGACCAGCCCGACGGCCCGCTGGCTCCGCAGTGGTACCGGCTCGAGGGCGGCGAGCCGGGCATGGTGACGGGGGACATCATGGTGGCGGTGTGGATCGGCACGCAGGCGGACGACGCGTTCCCGGAGGCGTGGAACACCGACGCGCCGTACGCCGCGTACACGCGCTCCAAGGTGTACCAGTCGCCCAAGCTCTGGTACCTGCGCGCGTCGGTCATCGAGGCGCAGGACCTGCGCGTGCCGGCGCCCCCGCCGGGGCTCCCGTTCGACGTGCGCGTCAAGATACAGCTCGGCTTCCAGTCGGCACGGACGCGGCGGTCGGTGGCGAGCAGCAGCGGCTCCGCGTTCGCGTGGTCCGAGGACCTCATGTTCGTCGCGTCCGAGCCGCTGGACGACAACCTCATCGTGCTTGTCGAGGATCGGTCCATGATCAAGGAACCCTCGCTGCTCGGCCACGCCACCATTCCGGTGGCCTCCGTCGAGCAGCGCCTCGACGAGCGGCAGATCGTCGCGTCGAGATGGTTCAACCTGGAAGGCGGGACGTCCGGCATCGGCATGCCTTCCAGCAATGCCGGCGGCCCGCCGGCGTTCTACTCCGGGCGGCTGCACCTCCGGCTCTGCCTGGAAGGCGGGTACCACGTGCTCGACGAGGCGGCGCACGTGTGCAGCGACTACCGGCCGACGGCGAAGCAGCTGTGGAAGCCGCCGGTGGGCGTGCTGGAGCTGGGCATCATCGGCGCGTGCAGCCTGCTGCCGATGAAGACCAAGGGCGGCGCCAAGGGGTCCACGGACGCGTACTGCGTGGCCAAGTACGGCAAGAAATGGGTGCGCACGCGCACGGTGACGGACAGCCTGAACCCGCGGTGGAACGAGCAGTACACGTGGCAGGTGTACGACCCGTGCACGGTGCTGACGGTGGCGGTGTTCGACAACTGGCGCAtgttcgccggcgccggcgacgagcgGCAGGACTACCGCATCGGCaaggtgcgcgtgcgcgtgtcGACGCTGGAGAGCAACCGGGCGTACACGGCGTCGTACccgctgctggtgctgctgcggTCGGGGTTGAAGAAGATGGGCGAGGTGCAGCTGGCCGTGCggttctcgtcgccggcgcaGCTGCCGGACACGTGGACGACGTACACGTCGCCGCTGCTGCCGCGCGTGCACTACCTGCGGCCGATCGGCGTGGCGCAGCAGGAGGCGCTCCGCGGCGCGGCGGTGCGCACGGTGGCAACGTGGCTGGCGCGGTCGGAGCCGCCGCTGGGGCCGGAGGTGGTGCGGTACATGCTGGACGCGGACGCGCACACGTGGAGCGTGCGGCGCGCCAAGGCGAACTGGTTCCGCATCATGGGGGTGCTGGCCTGGGCCGTCGGGCTGGCGCGGTGGCTGGACGGTGTGAAGCGGTGGCGCAACCCGTCGACGACGGTGCTCGTGCACGCGCTGTACCTGGTCCTGGTGTGGTACCCGGAGCTGGTGGTGCCGACGGCGTCGCTGTACGTGTTCATGATCGGCGTGTGGTACTACCGGTTCCGGCCGCGGGGCCCCGCCGGGATGGACGCGCGGCTGTCGCAGGCGGACACGGTGGACGGCGACGAGCTGGAGGAGGAGTTCGACCCGGTGCCGCCGCCGGACGTGCTGCGGCTGCGGTACGAGCGGCTGCGCGCGCTGGCGGGGCGCGTGCAGCGGGTGATGGGCGACGTGGCGGCGCAGGGGGAGCGGCTGCAGGCGCTGGTGAGCTGGCGGGACCCGCGCGCGAGCCGGATCTTCGTGGGCGTGTGCCTCGCCGTGGCCGTGGCGCTGTACGCCATGCCGCCCAAGATGGTGGCCGTGGCAGGCGGGTTCTACTACCTGCGCCACCCCATGTTCCGGGACCccatgccgccgccggccgtcaacTTCTTCCGCCGCCTGCCGAGCCTCTCCGACAGGCTGCTCTGA